In a genomic window of Sulfuriferula nivalis:
- a CDS encoding cell division protein ZapA produces MSRDSKGLDISILGRDFRVACPASEQDALLAAAEYLDSKMREIREQGKVIGVERIAVMAALNIAFELQNKPKQNGVDISVTERRIEAMSGMIDEVLRPQDTLFDVLDNPVA; encoded by the coding sequence ATGAGTCGCGATAGTAAGGGTTTGGATATTTCTATACTGGGGCGTGATTTCCGCGTCGCCTGTCCCGCCTCAGAACAAGATGCTTTGCTGGCAGCCGCAGAATACCTGGATAGCAAAATGCGTGAAATTCGTGAACAAGGCAAAGTCATAGGTGTTGAACGTATAGCCGTGATGGCCGCCCTTAATATTGCTTTCGAGCTACAAAACAAACCAAAACAAAATGGCGTTGACATCAGTGTGACGGAGCGTAGAATCGAAGCCATGTCGGGAATGATAGACGAAGTATTAAGACCTCAGGATACTTTGTTTGATGTACTGGATAACCCAGTAGCCTGA
- a CDS encoding GNAT family N-acetyltransferase, producing the protein MHTTIQIINTITDIPAALWDGLNDGNPFLSHAFLAALETPGCATPQTGWQAQFITLWQDQQLIGAMPLYLKSHSYGEYVFDWAWAEAYERQGLAYYPKLLCAVPFSPITGLRALGATAEIRAALINAALQLAQTLGVSSLHCLFPDEAQAQTMQLAGMMLRQGVQFHWRNADYADFDAFLATMNNDKRKKIKQERRRVRDAGITFAHYTGHNITHQHWHFFTRCYDSTYIQHRSTPYLNLDFFQRIGATMPDNVLLVIAYRDGQPIASALNIYTADTLYGRYWGAMEFHSGLHFETCYYQAIEFCISYRLKVFEGGAQGEHKIARGFLPVTTWSAHWLAHDKFSRAVADFLSRETQGMARYTDELNEHNPYKNLPD; encoded by the coding sequence TTGCATACCACCATACAAATCATCAACACCATCACCGACATCCCCGCTGCATTATGGGATGGGCTGAATGATGGTAATCCGTTCCTCTCCCATGCATTTTTAGCCGCATTAGAAACGCCTGGCTGCGCCACACCACAAACAGGCTGGCAGGCGCAATTCATTACGCTATGGCAGGATCAGCAACTCATAGGTGCGATGCCGCTGTACCTGAAATCTCACTCCTACGGGGAGTATGTATTCGACTGGGCATGGGCAGAGGCTTATGAACGGCAAGGGTTGGCGTACTACCCGAAACTACTGTGCGCGGTGCCGTTTAGTCCGATTACGGGATTGCGTGCGCTAGGCGCAACGGCAGAAATTCGCGCAGCCCTCATCAATGCCGCTTTGCAGCTGGCACAGACACTGGGTGTTTCATCACTGCATTGTTTATTCCCGGACGAAGCGCAAGCGCAGACTATGCAACTGGCAGGCATGATGCTGCGGCAGGGCGTTCAATTCCACTGGCGCAATGCTGACTATGCTGATTTTGATGCTTTTCTGGCGACCATGAACAATGACAAACGCAAAAAAATCAAACAGGAACGACGCCGCGTCCGTGATGCAGGTATCACGTTTGCACACTACACCGGGCACAACATTACCCATCAGCATTGGCATTTTTTCACCCGTTGCTACGACAGCACTTATATCCAGCATCGCTCCACACCCTATTTGAATCTGGATTTTTTCCAGCGCATCGGCGCGACCATGCCAGATAATGTGTTACTGGTAATCGCTTATCGTGACGGCCAGCCAATAGCCAGCGCATTAAATATTTACACAGCGGATACGCTCTATGGCCGTTACTGGGGTGCAATGGAATTTCACTCCGGCTTGCATTTCGAAACTTGCTATTATCAGGCGATAGAGTTTTGCATCTCCTATCGCCTCAAGGTTTTTGAAGGCGGTGCCCAAGGTGAACACAAAATCGCTCGTGGCTTCCTGCCAGTGACAACGTGGTCAGCACACTGGCTGGCACACGATAAATTCAGCCGTGCCGTCGCCGATTTTCTTAGCCGAGAAACGCAAGGAATGGCGCGCTATACCGATGAACTGAATGAGCACAATCCTTATAAGAACTTACCTGACTAA
- the cobO gene encoding cob(I)yrinic acid a,c-diamide adenosyltransferase gives MSLTAAEIAENNARHATRMARKKAVIDAAIANATDEHGLLIVITGNGKGKSTSAFGTMARALGYGMKVGVCQFIKSRTDTGEEAFFGKLPNVEWHVLGDGFTWDTQNREQDIATAKRGWAVATRMLNDPSYQLVVLDELTYLLSYGYLDNDLVLDTLANRPDMQHVIATGRGATDALIELADTVSIIADEKHAYRDGVKAQPGIDF, from the coding sequence ATGAGCTTAACTGCCGCTGAAATCGCAGAAAACAATGCGCGTCATGCCACACGCATGGCGCGCAAAAAAGCTGTGATTGATGCTGCAATTGCCAACGCCACCGACGAACACGGCCTGCTCATCGTCATCACCGGCAACGGCAAAGGAAAAAGCACTTCGGCTTTCGGTACTATGGCACGGGCTTTGGGCTACGGCATGAAAGTCGGCGTTTGTCAGTTCATTAAAAGCCGCACCGATACGGGCGAGGAAGCCTTTTTTGGCAAACTGCCGAATGTGGAATGGCACGTTCTGGGTGACGGTTTCACCTGGGATACACAGAACCGTGAACAGGACATAGCCACAGCCAAACGCGGCTGGGCGGTAGCGACGCGCATGTTGAATGACCCCAGCTATCAGTTGGTAGTACTTGATGAACTGACTTATCTGCTGTCGTATGGCTATCTGGACAATGACCTGGTATTGGACACTCTGGCCAACCGCCCTGACATGCAGCACGTTATTGCCACTGGTCGTGGTGCTACCGACGCACTCATCGAACTCGCCGATACCGTATCCATCATTGCTGATGAGAAACATGCTTATCGAGATGGTGTCAAAGCACAACCAGGTATAGATTTCTAA
- a CDS encoding DUF938 domain-containing protein — MMKPNSPSCLRNQAPILAQLQTFFANSHHVLEIASGTGQHAVYFGQALPHLTWQTSDLPEHHAGIQAWLDEARLPNVLPPLVLDVNQPDWGVTQVDAVFNANAVHIMSWPSVGNLFVGVARVLAVNGMLCLYGPFNYGGNYTSDSNAEFDGWLKARDPASGIRDFEAICELASSHGLVLREDIAMPSNNRLLVFSKVS, encoded by the coding sequence ATGATGAAACCTAACTCACCCTCCTGCCTGCGCAACCAGGCGCCGATATTGGCGCAGTTACAAACGTTTTTTGCCAATAGTCATCACGTACTGGAAATCGCCAGCGGCACTGGGCAGCACGCAGTGTATTTTGGGCAGGCATTGCCCCATCTGACCTGGCAAACCAGTGATTTGCCAGAGCACCATGCAGGCATACAGGCTTGGCTGGATGAAGCACGGCTGCCCAATGTGTTGCCACCTCTGGTGCTGGACGTCAATCAGCCCGACTGGGGCGTGACTCAGGTTGATGCGGTGTTCAATGCCAATGCTGTGCATATCATGTCATGGCCATCAGTAGGTAATTTGTTTGTTGGCGTGGCGCGGGTGTTGGCGGTGAATGGTATGTTGTGTTTATATGGCCCATTTAATTATGGCGGCAATTACACTTCCGATAGTAATGCCGAATTTGATGGCTGGCTCAAAGCACGTGACCCCGCCAGTGGCATCCGTGATTTTGAAGCGATATGTGAATTAGCGTCGTCTCACGGCCTAGTATTGCGGGAGGATATTGCCATGCCGTCGAATAACCGGCTTTTGGTGTTCAGCAAAGTTTCGTAG
- a CDS encoding ion transporter — MNLNVRPNENDDGSSGAAWRHKLYVIIFEADTPAGKWFDLILIAAVLLSVITVILDSVASIALQYQTILKVLEWFFTILFTIEYIARLSCVRHPTRYARSFFGIIDLLTILPSYLELFLPGAHFLTNVRLLRLLRIFRILKLVSFINEYSQLGSALAASRRKIMIFLSVVLIVTFLLGTLMYAVEGPANGFTSIPVSVYWAITTITTVGFGDISPKTDLGRLITSLMMLLGWGILAVPTGIISAEISAQKFKPTTRTCPTCLTEGLDEDAIYCKNCGAALPPYEHN, encoded by the coding sequence TTGAACCTCAATGTCAGGCCAAATGAAAATGATGACGGCTCGTCTGGCGCTGCCTGGCGACATAAACTCTACGTTATCATTTTTGAAGCTGATACCCCTGCAGGAAAATGGTTTGATTTAATCCTGATCGCTGCGGTTTTATTAAGCGTAATCACGGTTATTCTGGATAGCGTCGCGTCCATTGCGCTGCAATATCAAACTATACTCAAAGTACTGGAATGGTTTTTCACCATTTTATTTACCATCGAATATATTGCGCGGCTCAGTTGCGTGCGCCACCCGACACGCTACGCCCGTAGCTTCTTTGGCATTATCGATTTACTCACCATACTGCCTAGCTATCTAGAATTATTTTTACCCGGTGCGCATTTCCTGACTAACGTGCGCTTGCTACGGTTATTACGTATTTTCCGGATACTCAAGCTGGTCTCATTCATTAATGAATACAGCCAACTGGGCAGCGCGCTTGCCGCCAGCCGTCGCAAGATCATGATATTCCTCTCCGTCGTACTGATAGTCACCTTTCTGCTAGGGACGCTAATGTATGCCGTGGAAGGCCCGGCTAATGGCTTTACCAGCATCCCCGTCTCCGTGTATTGGGCGATAACGACCATTACCACTGTCGGCTTCGGTGACATATCGCCCAAGACCGATTTAGGTCGACTTATCACTTCTTTAATGATGCTGCTCGGCTGGGGCATACTCGCCGTCCCTACTGGCATCATCAGCGCGGAAATCAGCGCTCAGAAATTCAAACCAACTACCCGTACCTGCCCCACCTGTCTGACTGAAGGTCTGGATGAAGATGCAATATATTGCAAAAACTGCGGTGCAGCTCTACCGCCTTATGAACATAATTAA
- a CDS encoding phosphatase PAP2 family protein, with amino-acid sequence MMEKLSWQWMGEHEAGLTQRFNRVERYPAIVRAFQIISRLGDGVFWYTLMIVLYVVNGKAALPVIIQMIAAGLTATLIYKWLKQKTLRPRPHHQFGHIHCLTAPLDRFSFPSGHTLHAVTFSLVAIYYYPMLGGLLIPFTLAVAASRLVLGLHYPTDVLAGFVLGSLVASVSFMVF; translated from the coding sequence ATGATGGAGAAATTGAGCTGGCAGTGGATGGGTGAACACGAGGCTGGACTAACCCAACGCTTCAACCGCGTTGAACGTTACCCCGCTATCGTGCGCGCTTTCCAAATCATTAGTCGCCTGGGTGATGGCGTATTCTGGTACACCTTGATGATAGTGTTGTACGTCGTCAATGGCAAAGCAGCGCTACCCGTGATTATACAAATGATCGCGGCTGGCCTGACTGCGACGCTGATATACAAATGGCTGAAGCAGAAAACTTTGCGCCCGCGTCCGCACCATCAGTTTGGTCACATCCATTGCTTAACAGCACCGCTGGACAGGTTCAGCTTTCCGTCTGGTCATACCCTGCACGCAGTGACATTTAGTCTGGTAGCGATTTATTATTATCCGATGCTGGGAGGGTTGCTTATCCCGTTTACGCTTGCGGTCGCTGCTTCACGGCTGGTGCTGGGCTTGCATTATCCTACTGATGTATTGGCTGGATTTGTACTCGGCAGCCTGGTGGCCAGCGTATCATTTATGGTTTTTTAA
- a CDS encoding glycosyltransferase family 4 protein, with the protein MNKDLLLQTFSSPTSPLRIALVTETYPPEINGVAMTLGRQVADLQQRGHQIQLIRPRQNAADTATQSPQLEEVLKVGVPIPRYAGLKMGLPAKSALVRLWQLKRPDLVHIATEGPLGWSALSAAHKLRLPVSTDFHTNFHSYSKHYGASWLRRPILAYLRKFHNKAAVTLVPTESLRLELEAHGYRNVEVVSRGVDTSLFNSAKRDAALRESWGADEQTQVVIYVGRVAPEKNLPLVFKAYTAMRAINPNMRLVIVGDGPLRASLQAQFPEVIFCGMRSGEELARHYASGDVFLFASMTETFGNVTTEAMASGLAVVAYDYAAAQALIKHRENGLVAPFDDEQKFIAAACELAYQPALAQSLGLAAHQTALTIAWDHIHQRFEKVLQSIIDREEYDGEIELAVDG; encoded by the coding sequence ATGAATAAAGACCTCCTACTCCAAACTTTCAGCTCTCCAACTTCACCGTTGCGTATCGCTTTGGTGACGGAGACTTATCCACCAGAGATCAACGGTGTTGCCATGACCCTGGGGCGACAAGTGGCTGATTTGCAGCAACGCGGGCATCAGATCCAATTGATACGCCCGCGCCAGAACGCTGCAGACACCGCCACGCAAAGCCCGCAACTGGAGGAGGTGCTCAAGGTAGGCGTGCCGATCCCACGTTACGCCGGCTTAAAAATGGGCCTGCCAGCCAAATCAGCACTGGTGCGTTTATGGCAGTTAAAACGCCCGGATCTGGTGCATATCGCCACGGAAGGCCCGCTGGGCTGGTCAGCGTTATCCGCTGCACACAAGTTGCGCTTGCCGGTGAGTACCGATTTTCACACTAATTTTCACAGCTACAGCAAGCACTACGGCGCTAGCTGGTTGCGCCGCCCGATATTGGCGTATTTGCGCAAATTCCATAACAAAGCTGCGGTGACACTGGTACCGACGGAAAGCTTGCGACTGGAACTTGAAGCCCACGGCTATCGCAATGTGGAAGTGGTATCACGCGGCGTCGATACCTCGCTGTTCAATTCTGCCAAGCGCGATGCCGCGCTGCGCGAAAGCTGGGGTGCGGATGAGCAAACACAAGTAGTGATTTATGTTGGCCGTGTCGCACCTGAGAAAAACCTGCCACTGGTATTCAAGGCTTACACCGCAATGCGTGCAATCAACCCGAATATGCGACTGGTTATAGTCGGGGATGGTCCGCTACGTGCCAGTCTGCAAGCGCAGTTCCCAGAAGTAATATTTTGCGGCATGCGTAGCGGTGAAGAATTGGCGCGCCATTATGCATCGGGTGATGTGTTTTTGTTTGCCAGCATGACTGAAACTTTTGGCAATGTTACGACTGAGGCCATGGCCAGCGGTCTGGCTGTGGTTGCCTATGATTATGCAGCGGCACAAGCATTGATCAAACATCGTGAAAATGGTCTGGTTGCGCCATTCGATGACGAACAAAAATTTATCGCAGCAGCATGTGAATTAGCCTACCAGCCTGCGCTTGCGCAATCATTAGGCCTTGCTGCACACCAGACTGCGCTGACTATCGCGTGGGATCATATACATCAACGCTTTGAAAAAGTTTTGCAAAGCATCATAGACAGGGAAGAATATGATGGAGAAATTGAGCTGGCAGTGGATGGGTGA
- a CDS encoding nucleotidyltransferase domain-containing protein, with product MRLADNEQLAINQAIHQADATARIYLFGSRIDDNAQGGDIDLLVLSKKLNIMDKLNILAQLHMQLGERKIDIAIYPDTQHPFPRMVMATGVPL from the coding sequence ATGCGCTTAGCGGATAATGAACAATTAGCTATTAACCAAGCGATACATCAAGCTGATGCCACCGCACGCATTTACCTATTTGGCTCGCGCATAGATGACAACGCACAAGGTGGCGATATTGATTTATTAGTATTGTCCAAAAAACTGAATATCATGGACAAACTTAACATTCTGGCACAATTGCATATGCAATTAGGCGAACGAAAAATTGATATTGCTATTTATCCCGACACACAACATCCTTTTCCACGCATGGTGATGGCAACAGGTGTGCCGTTATGA
- a CDS encoding TonB-dependent receptor plug domain-containing protein translates to MHPRYTLSAIALAITSYAHADTTPTYSLDDVIVTATRTPTSDVTATYDSEVYTQAMIKASGATTLVDYLTQNTALTVMPSYGNQFTPLLDMRGYGLSNGFQNMVISLDGQRLNNIDGMPALLGSIPLSSIDRIEITPGSGSVIYGDGATAGTIQIYTHPHKGVTLATSAGNHGQLTGTVTAGLSTELLQLSASSDYQHSDGTSQADITGHKDASTLNTQTGQIKFRPLETLWLSLNGASSRADTRYVGPLTLAQFQSDPTQNGGNQYNHQALNSDQWRFGAAWDITSLTKLTLSHNQENKLSDYISPYPYTSNYDYTTDDIALIHNGDSWKLTTGVQSFNGTRASVSSFTTPNNTSKNNLGYYAHGEYHLGQLTLSAGARHEKVDYNYAPAGGTALFSNQQFNAWDIGTNYQFNPKTSVFANYNHAFLAPDIDSFFNTFTGSFNGFIVPETVKTLTVGVNHATDQHKVKIALFRADLNNEIYYNPFTYTSTNLDQSHKYGIELRDVWHINEQLSLNARYTYTRAIIDRASDGVGGTYNGNDLPGVPKHGINLGMTYLWTDHSTINLTQMWRSTAYAANDFANNATQRQAAIQSTNFAVHYHYKNYEASAAIDNIFAHSNGLWVQDDTIYPVNFTRNYRIGLKASF, encoded by the coding sequence ATGCACCCACGTTACACCCTGAGCGCGATTGCGCTCGCCATAACCTCTTACGCTCACGCTGACACCACCCCCACATACTCGCTTGACGACGTCATCGTCACTGCGACACGCACACCCACATCTGACGTCACTGCAACCTATGACTCGGAAGTCTATACGCAAGCAATGATTAAAGCCTCTGGCGCAACGACACTGGTTGACTACCTGACGCAAAACACCGCGCTCACTGTCATGCCATCTTATGGCAATCAATTCACGCCACTACTCGATATGAGAGGTTACGGTCTTAGCAACGGTTTTCAGAACATGGTTATCAGCCTAGATGGACAGCGTCTCAACAATATTGATGGCATGCCCGCACTGCTGGGCAGCATTCCGCTTTCCAGCATAGATCGTATTGAAATAACGCCGGGCAGCGGTTCTGTCATCTATGGTGATGGCGCCACTGCAGGCACGATACAAATTTACACACACCCACATAAGGGTGTCACTTTAGCCACGAGCGCAGGTAATCATGGTCAATTAACAGGCACGGTAACAGCAGGCCTGTCTACCGAGCTGCTTCAGCTCTCTGCAAGTAGTGATTATCAGCATAGTGATGGCACCAGTCAGGCTGATATCACTGGGCATAAGGATGCATCCACCCTGAACACGCAGACTGGTCAAATTAAATTTCGCCCACTGGAAACGCTCTGGCTCTCTCTCAATGGTGCTAGCTCGCGTGCTGACACCCGCTACGTGGGACCATTAACACTGGCACAATTTCAATCCGACCCCACGCAAAATGGTGGCAATCAATATAACCATCAGGCATTAAACAGCGATCAATGGCGATTTGGCGCGGCCTGGGATATCACCAGCCTAACCAAACTCACCCTGAGCCATAATCAGGAAAACAAACTGTCCGATTATATTTCGCCCTATCCATACACATCGAACTACGATTACACCACTGACGACATCGCGTTAATACACAACGGTGACTCATGGAAACTGACCACGGGTGTACAAAGCTTTAATGGTACCCGCGCAAGCGTCAGCTCATTCACCACACCTAATAACACCAGTAAAAATAATCTTGGTTATTACGCTCATGGCGAGTATCACTTGGGACAACTGACCCTATCCGCAGGTGCACGCCATGAAAAAGTGGATTACAACTACGCACCTGCTGGTGGTACTGCATTGTTTAGTAACCAGCAATTCAATGCCTGGGACATAGGTACGAATTACCAGTTCAACCCCAAGACATCGGTATTTGCCAATTACAACCATGCATTTCTGGCACCTGACATAGATAGCTTTTTCAACACATTCACTGGCAGTTTCAATGGCTTCATTGTGCCGGAAACGGTCAAAACACTGACTGTAGGCGTCAACCACGCAACGGATCAACACAAAGTAAAAATTGCGCTATTCCGTGCCGATCTTAACAATGAAATTTATTACAACCCATTCACCTACACCAGTACCAACCTTGATCAATCGCATAAATATGGCATCGAACTCCGTGATGTCTGGCATATCAATGAACAGCTCAGTCTGAATGCTCGCTACACTTACACGCGCGCGATTATTGACCGAGCCAGCGATGGCGTCGGGGGAACCTACAATGGTAATGACTTGCCTGGCGTACCAAAACATGGCATCAATCTGGGCATGACTTATCTGTGGACAGATCACAGCACCATTAATCTGACGCAGATGTGGCGCAGCACTGCTTATGCAGCGAATGATTTTGCAAATAATGCTACGCAGCGACAGGCGGCGATACAATCAACCAATTTCGCGGTGCATTATCACTATAAGAATTACGAGGCCAGCGCGGCAATTGATAATATATTTGCTCACAGCAATGGTCTATGGGTGCAGGATGATACAATTTATCCAGTTAATTTCACGCGTAATTATCGCATAGGGTTAAAAGCCAGCTTTTAA
- a CDS encoding 5-formyltetrahydrofolate cyclo-ligase — translation MNSPPTKSELRSQMLKCRRALTPVYRKQAAKQMSVHALRSHLALRYHHIGLYLPHGPEISTVPLMNALLALGKTVYLPALPFGQGKQLWFHRIEANQGWYLNKFGIPENRGTQRIRARQLDVLFMPLVGFDDAGSRIGMGGGYYDASLAYLHRRHAHLKPYLIGVAFACQHIAGTLPHDSWDVPLNAILTEQGLRRFVVKKP, via the coding sequence ATGAATTCACCTCCAACCAAATCTGAATTACGCAGCCAGATGCTCAAGTGCAGGCGCGCACTGACACCTGTCTATCGCAAGCAAGCAGCTAAGCAAATGTCAGTACACGCGCTGCGTTCACATCTTGCTTTACGTTACCACCACATCGGGCTTTATTTGCCGCATGGCCCGGAAATCAGTACCGTGCCGCTGATGAACGCTTTACTGGCACTGGGTAAAACGGTGTATTTGCCGGCGTTACCATTTGGGCAAGGCAAGCAATTATGGTTTCATCGCATAGAGGCTAATCAGGGCTGGTATTTGAATAAATTCGGCATCCCTGAAAATCGCGGCACTCAGCGCATACGTGCGCGGCAACTGGACGTGCTGTTCATGCCACTGGTGGGCTTTGATGATGCAGGTTCACGTATCGGCATGGGTGGTGGTTATTACGATGCCAGTCTGGCTTATTTGCACCGTCGGCATGCCCATCTCAAGCCGTATTTGATTGGTGTGGCATTTGCCTGCCAGCATATAGCAGGCACATTGCCGCACGATAGCTGGGATGTGCCGCTGAATGCGATTCTGACCGAGCAGGGTTTGCGTAGGTTTGTCGTTAAAAAACCATAA
- a CDS encoding response regulator — translation MGYFKLFLSLFRKKTPMPIAHELDAEEQAAQPTKRQIERRNRKRRNAAKGTRALIIDDSGTVVFALRRVLQSTGYTTLEAFDAESGIEIARTERPEVIFLDIVLPGMNGFAALRLLRRDPLTKNIPIIMMSSNEQATEQFFGSRIGADDFMKKPFARQEVFARLEKLVDSDSHLRRPTYEPTPAPGAGAV, via the coding sequence ATGGGCTACTTTAAATTATTTCTCTCCCTCTTCCGCAAAAAAACACCGATGCCGATAGCGCACGAACTTGATGCCGAAGAGCAGGCAGCGCAACCAACCAAGCGCCAGATTGAGCGTCGCAATAGAAAGCGCCGCAATGCCGCAAAAGGCACACGAGCCCTGATTATTGATGACTCGGGAACCGTCGTTTTTGCGCTGAGAAGAGTTTTGCAGTCGACGGGTTATACAACTTTAGAAGCCTTTGATGCCGAAAGCGGAATAGAAATAGCCCGAACAGAAAGACCCGAAGTCATCTTTCTCGATATTGTTTTGCCCGGCATGAATGGCTTTGCTGCATTACGTCTGCTACGACGCGACCCGCTGACCAAGAACATCCCCATCATCATGATGAGCAGTAACGAACAGGCGACCGAACAGTTTTTTGGCAGCCGCATCGGTGCTGATGATTTTATGAAAAAACCATTTGCCCGTCAGGAAGTCTTTGCCCGGCTGGAAAAGCTGGTCGACTCAGATTCACATCTACGCCGTCCAACCTATGAGCCCACTCCAGCACCAGGTGCCGGAGCTGTTTGA